Proteins from a single region of Takifugu rubripes chromosome 4, fTakRub1.2, whole genome shotgun sequence:
- the fam83b gene encoding protein FAM83B, which translates to MDGPGFSMLSSLRDDFNAEECIQPHYKESYRMAIDRLVSGDRDSYLEFLKGERIGSFLSEEELAFISANVEQLPPQNHTEEICDPQENKSSSGTYWPMYSDTDAPDLDLGWPEIFPDTRQTNIDLLFHPPRQNSPTIKEVVRKNIQEARQVISIVMDVFTDVDIFKEVVSASLRGVPVYILLDDYHVKSFLTMAENQDVNIRQLRNMRVRTVKGLNYLCKSGATFHGTMQQRFLLVDCLTAIYGSYSFTWSSEKINLNMIQVITGHLVKSFDEEFRTLYARSSAPADLCPLDGSLLQKLPKSDKKIDRKDLLRHTLDTVCGKTFGRAMAARENNHRLLKEERNEVGHLIKNEFCVPTPASHLLSAAPVDLKRHSYAGKVQDGYTQLNICPRGSNWNIYQETGRAVNKNLTNNNLCLPQRSRGQNALHFSHGEQAVNMLQTPPTLDNKSRACMRTLRIESYLQTNDFPLQDSWDYLDEYEQMDKSSRIMQGRMRASLVFRPNVQEQMEPNRHMNHIGLRPSAVPNSPLHYSSMQWNPMMTESHISNEEFLMKRQSLQILDNRDGASYGQGRNMYPPGYASLGRAKGGPMIANPDALMENWHKRHSMADPRSNTEYRHDFSGNIYEDYARTHGNRSATGLNAQNGQYQSNLNEEQRSVSHYDVKGITNSPDIWQDPPSRTVSAAALHANNTDLIPMSNIAASEHLLKKSSKKIKSLLNIPEKKEEVGMAESFSTRSASSTATITAEDESPESRGRHQKRSKSLRSSLKQRGKWRDDFKSCKPQSEDRHGPKKHSFHKKSTRTESWSKDCSTDDTSQPYSSTEKRPSLGADHSQNNSKSLAKGAPEVELKLRERGHHENKLERFIQRMGNLIYKNK; encoded by the exons ATGGATGGTCCAGGGTTCTCCATGTTGTCCTCCCTGAGGGATGATTTCAATGCAGAGGAGTGCATCCAACCCCACTATAAAGAGTCCTACCGCATGGCCATTGACCGACTGGTCAGTGGCGATAGAGACAGTTACCTGGAGTTCTTAAAGGGGGAGCGTATTGGGAGCTTCCTGTCAGAGGAAGAGCTCGCCTTCATTAGTGCAAATGTTGAGCAGCTCCCCCCACAAAACCATACTGAGGAAATCTGCGACCCCCAGGAGAACAAATCCTCCTCTGGGACGTACTGGCCGATGTACTCAGACACAGACGCCCCTGATTTGGACTTGGGGTGGCCAGAAATCTTCCCAGATACTCGGCAAACAAACATAGATCTGCTGTTTCACCCACCACGGCAGAACAGCCCCACCATCAAAGAGGTGGTACGGAAGAACATTCAAGAAGCAAGACAG GTCATCTCCATCGTGATGGACGTGTTTACAGACGTGGATATTTTCAAAGAAGTCGTCAGCGCCTCCCTACGAGGAGTCCCAGTTTACATCCTGCTGGACGACTACCACGTGAAAAGTTTCCTCACAATGGCTGAAAATCAGGATGTAAATATTCGACAGCTGAGA AACATGAGGGTGCGCACCGTGAAAGGCCTGAATTACCTCTGCAAATCAGGAGCCACATTTCACGGGACGATGCAACAGAGATTCCTTTTAGTCGACTGTCTTACTGCAATTTATGGCTCATACAG CTTCACGTGGTCATCTGAGAAGATCAATCTGAACATGATTCAAGTCATCACGGGACATCTGGTCAAGTCCTTTGATGAGGAGTTTCGTACGCTCTACGCTCGGTCAAGTGCACCAGCCGATCTGTGCCCGCTGGATGGTTCCCTTCTACAGAAGTTGCCAAAATCTGACAAAAAAATCGACCGGAAGGACCTGCTGAGGCATACGCTGGATACGGTCTGCGGGAAGACATTTGGAAGGGCGATGGCAGCGAGAGAAAACAATCACAGGTTGCTGAAAGAAGAGCGCAATGAGGTTGGGCACTTGATCAAAAATGAGTTCTGTGTTCCAACCCCGGCGTCTCACTTACTCTCCGCAGCGCCAGTAGATTTAAAAAGACATAGCTATGCTGGCAAGGTGCAAGACGGATACACACAACTGAACATTTGCCCCAGGGGGAGTAATTGGAATATATACCAGGAAACAGGACGTGCTGTAAACAAAAACCTCACGAACAATAATTTATGTTTGCCACAAAGAAGCAGGGGCCAAAATGCACTTCACTTTTCACATGGCGAACAGGCTGTGAATATGCTGCAGACCCCACCGACACTAGACAACAAATCCAGGGCATGCATGCGCACTTTAAGAATCGAGTCCTACCTCCAGACCAACGACTTCCCCCTTCAAGACTCCTGGGATTACTTAGATGAGTATGAGCAGATGGATAAATCTAGCAGAATAATGCAGGGGAGGATGAGGGCTTCCCTCGTATTTAGGCCCAACGTACAAGAACAAATGGAGCCGAACAGGCATATGAACCACATTGGACTAAGGCCTTCAGCAGTGCCAAACAGCCCTTTGCACTATTCATCCATGCAGTGGAATCCGATGATGACAGAAAGTCATATAAGTAATGAAGAGTTCCTCATGAAGAGGCAGAGTTTGCAGATTTTGGACAACCGAGACGGCGCAAGCTATGGTCAAGGTAGAAACATGTACCCGCCTGGATATGCTAGCCTCGGCAGAGCCAAAGGTGGGCCCATGATTGCAAACCCTGATGCCCTAATGGAGAACTGGCACAAAAGGCACAGCATGGCAGATCCGCGATCAAACACCGAGTACAGGCATGACTTCTCTGGTAACATATATGAAGACTATGCAAGGACACACGGTAATAGGAGTGCCACAGGACTCAATGCACAGAATGGACAATACCAGTCCAACCTAAATGAAGAGCAAAGGTCGGTTTCCCATTACGATGTCAAGGGTATCACAAATAGCCCCGATATTTGGCAGGACCCACCGTCCCGAACAGTGTCTGCAGCTGCCCTGCATGCTAATAACACAGATTTAATTCCCATGTCAAACATTGCGGCTTCTGAACATCTTCTAAAGAAGAGTTCAAAGAAGATAAAATCATTACTGAACATaccagagaaaaaagaagaagtggGGATGGCAGAATCATTCAGTACCAGATCAGCCAGCAGCACCGCCACCATAACGGCAGAGGACGAGTCACCAGAGAGCCGAGGAAGACACCAAAAACGATCCAAAAGTCTGAGGTCATCCCTGAAGCAACGGGGGAAGTGGCGTGATGATTTTAAATCTTGTAAACCTCAGTCTGAGGACCGTCAtggaccaaaaaaacacagttttcaTAAAAAGAGCACAAGGACAGAAAGCTGGAGTAAAGACTGCAGCACAGATGACACATCCCAGCCTTACAGCTCTACTGAAAAAAGACCTTCCCTGGGTGCTGACCACAGCCAGAATAACTCTAAAAGTCTTGCTAAAGGGGCACCAGAAGTTGAACTCAAACTCAGGGAACGAGGCCACCATGAAAATAAGCTGGAGAGGTTCATTCAAAGAATGGGAAATCTCATATACAAGAACAAGTAG